One Halobaculum roseum DNA segment encodes these proteins:
- a CDS encoding glycosyltransferase family 4 protein, translating into MRVLDYLELDSQLDRAGIGTAHDQQVEALERARAAGADVEVVTSPWAAGDPRAALRGALAGRSPLSDVDVIHLNLIGPASVALARYAKVTDTPLVLHCHVTSEDFRESFRGSNAIAPALRRYLRWFYSQADLVLTPSEYTKRRLLEYPVDAPIRAVSNGIDRDSVADHERYREEYRERFDLDGVVMFAVGSVFERKGLTAFCEVAKRTDHDFAWFGTVDSGPQASPTVKRWTDDPPENVTFSGWVDDKPGAFGAGDVFFFPTKEENQGIVVLEAMACGKPCVLRDIPVFREYFEDGHDCLLCDSRAEMVEALNRLADDPDLRERLGENARETAAEHSLERVGEELVETYEQLLESR; encoded by the coding sequence GTGCGCGTCCTCGACTACCTCGAACTCGACTCCCAGCTCGACCGCGCGGGCATCGGCACCGCACACGACCAGCAGGTCGAGGCGCTGGAGCGCGCCCGCGCCGCCGGCGCGGACGTGGAGGTCGTCACCTCGCCGTGGGCCGCCGGCGACCCCCGCGCCGCCCTCCGCGGCGCCCTCGCCGGCCGCTCGCCGCTCTCGGACGTGGACGTGATCCACCTGAACCTCATCGGTCCTGCCAGCGTCGCGCTCGCGCGGTACGCGAAAGTGACGGACACGCCGCTGGTGCTCCACTGCCACGTCACGAGCGAGGACTTCCGCGAGAGCTTCCGCGGGTCGAACGCGATCGCGCCCGCGCTCCGGCGGTATCTCCGGTGGTTCTACTCGCAGGCGGACCTGGTGCTCACGCCCTCGGAATACACGAAGCGTCGACTGCTCGAGTACCCCGTCGACGCGCCGATCCGTGCGGTCTCCAACGGCATCGACCGCGACTCGGTCGCCGACCACGAGCGGTACCGCGAGGAGTATCGCGAGCGGTTCGACCTGGACGGCGTCGTGATGTTCGCGGTCGGGTCGGTCTTCGAGCGCAAGGGCCTGACCGCCTTCTGTGAGGTGGCGAAGCGCACCGACCACGACTTCGCGTGGTTCGGCACTGTCGACTCCGGCCCGCAGGCGTCGCCGACCGTGAAGCGGTGGACGGACGACCCGCCCGAGAACGTCACCTTCTCCGGCTGGGTCGACGACAAGCCCGGCGCGTTCGGCGCCGGCGACGTGTTCTTCTTCCCGACGAAGGAGGAGAACCAGGGCATCGTCGTGCTGGAGGCGATGGCCTGCGGGAAGCCGTGCGTCCTCCGGGACATCCCCGTCTTCCGCGAGTACTTCGAGGACGGCCACGACTGCCTGCTGTGTGACTCCCGCGCGGAGATGGTCGAGGCCCTGAACCGCCTCGCCGACGACCCCGACCTCCGGGAGCGACTCGGCGAGAACGCCCGCGAGACGGCCGCCGAGCACTCGCTGGAGCGCGTCGGCGAGGAGCTGGTCGAGACGTACGAGCAGCTCCTCGAGTCGCGGTAG
- a CDS encoding S8 family serine peptidase: MTTVGRTAALLTVVIVVASAGTGLVGADVTRESAAFVGGNAIPGYGDLDRFADGSGSPPAAGSPSDREELQRGSSGSVDAAVDDDAVRVGVIGSGFGDDAAVDGRVVARSRAGTARFGLVPGGRDAGGHDAAVASVVAQRAPESSLYLASVGYEPTPAEYARAVDWLVDHEVDVIVDAGSYYPRTADGMDRIAGAAERATDDGTVFVTSGGNAAQRHWRGAASDPGWLAFDDDGTQGNRLGDGPISGAVTLRLYWSGSGDYDLYLYRDVADGPDEVVAKSTRGSGRAEAIDAVVPRGSYYVAVHARDPGDGHVDLFAARHRLAHAAANGSTVAPATAGTDGVISVGAVGADGRLAAYSPADTDVRAAGTVGLPDGTTLRGTSAAAPAVAGVVAEMTAAAGEDGLTPAETERLLRETAVDGRIDPGAAVAAASADNRTGEDASADDGSWVYRGP; this comes from the coding sequence GTGACGACCGTGGGTCGGACGGCGGCGCTTCTGACGGTCGTTATCGTCGTCGCGAGCGCCGGCACCGGCCTGGTCGGCGCCGACGTGACCCGCGAGAGCGCCGCGTTCGTCGGCGGGAACGCCATCCCGGGGTACGGCGATCTCGACCGGTTCGCCGACGGATCGGGGTCGCCACCGGCGGCCGGTTCCCCGTCCGACCGCGAGGAACTCCAACGTGGATCCTCCGGATCCGTCGACGCCGCGGTCGACGACGACGCCGTCCGCGTCGGCGTCATCGGGAGCGGATTCGGCGACGACGCGGCCGTCGACGGTCGGGTGGTCGCCCGCTCGCGCGCCGGTACCGCTCGGTTCGGCCTGGTTCCGGGCGGCCGCGACGCCGGCGGCCACGACGCCGCCGTCGCGAGCGTCGTCGCACAGCGCGCCCCGGAATCGTCGCTGTATCTCGCCTCGGTCGGCTACGAGCCGACGCCGGCCGAGTACGCGCGCGCGGTGGACTGGCTCGTGGACCACGAGGTCGACGTGATCGTCGACGCGGGGAGCTACTACCCGCGAACGGCCGACGGGATGGACCGGATCGCCGGCGCCGCCGAGCGCGCGACGGACGACGGAACCGTCTTCGTCACCTCCGGCGGAAACGCCGCACAGCGGCACTGGCGCGGGGCGGCGAGCGATCCGGGGTGGCTGGCGTTCGACGACGACGGCACGCAGGGCAACCGCCTCGGCGACGGACCGATCTCGGGTGCGGTGACGCTGCGGCTGTACTGGTCGGGGTCGGGCGACTACGACCTGTACCTGTACCGCGACGTCGCGGACGGCCCCGACGAGGTCGTAGCGAAGTCGACCCGCGGGTCGGGCCGGGCGGAGGCGATCGACGCGGTGGTTCCCCGCGGCTCCTACTACGTCGCGGTGCACGCGCGCGACCCCGGCGACGGCCACGTGGACCTGTTCGCCGCGCGCCACCGACTCGCGCACGCCGCCGCCAACGGGAGCACGGTCGCGCCCGCCACCGCCGGCACCGACGGCGTCATCTCCGTCGGCGCGGTCGGAGCCGACGGCCGGCTCGCGGCGTACTCCCCGGCCGACACCGACGTGCGCGCGGCGGGAACGGTCGGCCTCCCCGACGGGACGACCCTCAGAGGGACCTCGGCGGCCGCGCCGGCCGTCGCGGGCGTCGTCGCCGAGATGACCGCCGCCGCCGGCGAGGACGGGCTCACGCCGGCGGAGACCGAGCGACTGCTCCGCGAGACCGCCGTCGACGGTCGGATCGACCCCGGAGCCGCCGTCGCCGCAGCGAGCGCCGACAACCGGACGGGCGAGGACGCGAGCGCGGACGACGGGTCGTGGGTGTACCGCGGTCCGTGA
- a CDS encoding winged helix-turn-helix domain-containing protein encodes MSGTLPSNTDDPDGSDGADGSDGADRAPENTSGARADGGAAESDAMSTRRPPASGGTGSSATTDIDPSAADLDAVERDAAEHGDDAEPDDESVRVCWLDDEGADDLIGALAPETARTILGSVHEQPKTASELADAADTSVQNVRHHVSKLTDAGLVESVDTRYSVKGREMTVYGPADDRVVVAVGGESERSSLLDSLRGLLGAVAVLAGASLLVQSLFGASVATLSGPETVPRIGDAVGGSAGATLGTLSPGVAFLAGGLLVLATLVAADRVRDR; translated from the coding sequence ATGTCAGGCACGCTCCCGTCGAACACGGACGACCCGGACGGGTCCGACGGGGCCGATGGGTCGGACGGGGCCGACCGTGCTCCGGAGAACACGAGCGGCGCACGGGCCGACGGGGGGGCCGCCGAATCCGACGCCATGTCGACGCGGCGTCCGCCCGCATCCGGGGGGACGGGATCGTCGGCGACGACCGACATCGACCCGTCGGCTGCGGATCTCGACGCCGTCGAGCGCGACGCCGCCGAACACGGCGACGACGCCGAACCCGACGACGAGAGCGTCCGGGTCTGTTGGCTCGACGACGAGGGCGCCGACGATCTCATCGGCGCGCTCGCCCCGGAGACGGCCAGGACGATCCTCGGGTCGGTTCACGAGCAACCGAAGACGGCCTCCGAGCTGGCCGACGCGGCGGACACCTCGGTCCAGAACGTCCGCCACCACGTCTCGAAGCTCACCGACGCCGGGCTGGTGGAGTCCGTCGACACTCGCTACTCCGTCAAGGGGCGGGAGATGACCGTGTACGGCCCGGCAGACGACCGCGTCGTCGTCGCCGTCGGCGGCGAGTCGGAGCGCTCCTCGCTGCTGGATTCGCTTCGCGGGCTGTTGGGCGCGGTCGCGGTGCTCGCGGGCGCGAGCCTCCTCGTGCAGTCGCTGTTCGGCGCGTCGGTCGCGACGCTGTCGGGACCGGAGACGGTGCCGCGGATCGGGGACGCCGTCGGGGGGTCCGCCGGCGCGACGCTCGGAACGCTCTCGCCGGGCGTCGCGTTCCTCGCGGGCGGGCTCCTCGTGCTCGCGACGCTCGTGGCCGCCGACCGAGTTCGGGACAGGTGA
- a CDS encoding MFS transporter, producing the protein MTKRLFTALCGLVFLVNFGRVAFAPLVPEFQQDLGISAAAVGSVTTLVWIGTAAPRIPIGWVLTRVARERVVLATGIALSLAAALTAMADSLLALRVGAFAVGLATGGYFVAAIPLIGALYPERTGRAVGVHGTASQVASVVAPALALAAIARVGDWRAVFWLLAGGALVVTIALFAVVRARGGVEPEGDAAATDGDGVADAEPRSFLAALSHWRIVLAGMSLVAVAGFAWQGVFNFYVSYLLSKGLTPANANLLLTVAFAAGVPAFWLGGRLADRLPKVPYLLALNAAFVASLVTLTYAGSLAAFAVVSAALGYAAHALFPAVDTYMLSTLPAADRASAYAVFSGASLLFEANGSGVVGALTDAGVAFDRVFRLFAVAVAAVLVLAALLYVLGRFPAPAGSTRRQPDGR; encoded by the coding sequence GTGACGAAGCGCCTCTTCACCGCCCTCTGCGGGTTGGTCTTTCTGGTCAACTTCGGGCGGGTCGCGTTCGCGCCGCTGGTCCCCGAGTTCCAGCAGGACCTCGGGATCTCGGCGGCCGCGGTCGGCTCGGTCACGACGCTCGTGTGGATCGGCACCGCGGCCCCCAGGATCCCGATCGGGTGGGTGCTCACGAGGGTCGCCCGCGAGCGCGTCGTCCTCGCGACCGGGATCGCGCTGTCGCTTGCGGCGGCGCTCACCGCCATGGCCGACTCGCTGCTCGCTCTCCGGGTCGGCGCGTTCGCGGTCGGGCTCGCCACCGGCGGCTACTTCGTCGCCGCGATCCCGCTCATCGGCGCGCTGTACCCCGAGCGGACCGGCAGGGCCGTCGGGGTCCACGGCACCGCCAGTCAGGTCGCGAGCGTCGTCGCCCCGGCGCTCGCGCTCGCGGCGATCGCCCGCGTCGGCGACTGGCGCGCGGTGTTCTGGCTGCTCGCGGGCGGGGCGCTCGTCGTCACGATCGCCCTCTTCGCGGTCGTTCGGGCCCGCGGCGGGGTCGAGCCCGAGGGCGACGCTGCCGCGACCGACGGGGACGGCGTCGCCGACGCGGAGCCGCGGAGCTTCCTCGCGGCGCTGTCGCACTGGCGGATCGTGCTCGCGGGGATGTCGCTGGTCGCCGTCGCGGGCTTCGCCTGGCAGGGCGTGTTCAACTTCTACGTGAGCTACCTGCTCTCGAAGGGACTGACGCCGGCGAACGCGAACCTGCTGCTCACCGTCGCGTTCGCCGCCGGCGTGCCGGCGTTCTGGCTCGGCGGCCGGCTCGCCGACCGGCTCCCGAAGGTGCCGTACCTGCTCGCGCTCAACGCCGCGTTCGTCGCGTCGCTGGTGACGCTCACGTACGCCGGGTCGCTGGCGGCGTTCGCCGTCGTCTCGGCGGCCCTGGGCTACGCCGCGCACGCGCTGTTCCCCGCCGTCGACACGTACATGCTGTCGACGCTGCCGGCGGCCGACCGCGCCAGCGCGTACGCCGTCTTCTCGGGCGCGTCGCTGCTGTTCGAGGCGAACGGCTCCGGCGTCGTGGGCGCGCTCACCGACGCCGGGGTCGCGTTCGACCGGGTGTTCCGGCTGTTCGCCGTCGCAGTGGCGGCGGTGCTCGTGCTCGCGGCGCTGTTGTACGTCCTCGGCCGGTTCCCCGCCCCGGCCGGATCCACCCGACGGCAACCGGACGGTCGATGA
- a CDS encoding GNAT family N-acetyltransferase — protein sequence MELAEATADDLDTLVDRWHDLAKSMEEHSELNELVYADADEVPDDGFRVHLDDDRVTDYLVVHDSETIGFLTLREGRHPSRRYSRYLRIVNVAIDEEHRGQGHGTAVVERVKEIARERGCDHLKVACEWGNEGARRFYRDTGFRPKQVDYAQPLE from the coding sequence ATGGAACTCGCCGAAGCCACCGCCGACGACCTCGATACGCTCGTCGACCGCTGGCACGACCTCGCGAAGTCGATGGAGGAACACTCCGAGCTGAACGAGCTCGTCTACGCGGACGCCGACGAGGTTCCGGACGACGGGTTCCGGGTCCACCTCGATGACGACCGCGTCACGGACTACCTCGTCGTTCACGACTCCGAGACGATCGGCTTTCTCACCCTCCGGGAGGGCCGACACCCGTCGCGGCGGTACTCGCGGTATCTCCGGATCGTGAACGTCGCCATCGACGAGGAGCACCGGGGCCAAGGCCACGGCACGGCGGTCGTCGAGCGCGTGAAGGAGATCGCCCGCGAGCGCGGGTGCGATCACCTCAAAGTCGCCTGCGAATGGGGGAACGAGGGCGCCCGACGGTTCTACCGCGACACGGGCTTCCGGCCGAAACAGGTCGACTACGCACAGCCGCTAGAGTGA